TGCGGCCTTGGCGCTTGCTTTACTTGCCGCCTGGCTCGCAGCACGCTCGACATCGCAGCGGCATACCTATGGTTTCGGGCGCGCCGAGCTGTTGGCGGCATTGCTCAATGCCCTGGCGATGCTTGCCGTGGTGGTCGGCATCGCTTGGGAAGCCTGGGGTCGCTTTGCCGAGCCGCGGCCGATCATGGGCGAGCTGGTCAGCCTCGTCGCCGCGCTCGGTCTTGGCGTCAATCTGCTGGTCGCCTGGATGCTCTCGCACGGACAGGAAAACCTCAATGTGCGCGGCGCCTTCCTGCACGTGTTGGGTGACGTGTTGGGGTCCATCGCCGCGATCGCTGCCGGCGCCGTGGTTTGGCTCACCGGTTGGACGCCGATCGACCCATTGCTCTCGATCCTGATCGGCGGGCTGGTGCTGGCGGCGAGCCTGCGCCTGTTGCGCGAAGCCCTGCATGGCTTGATGGACGGTGTGCCTTTCTCGATCGATCTCGAACATCTGGGCAAGACGCTTGCCGCCGTGCCGGGTATTGCCGAGGTGCACGACCTGCACGTCTGGGCGCTCTCCGGCGAACGGCTGGCGCTCACGGCGCATGTGCGAGTGCGCGATTTCTCGACCTGGC
This genomic interval from Sulfuricystis multivorans contains the following:
- a CDS encoding cation diffusion facilitator family transporter — encoded protein: MAHSHDHVHAHGGDARSPHQRRQLSIALALTWGFALIEALAGLRGGSLALLADAGHMVTDGAALALALLAAWLAARSTSQRHTYGFGRAELLAALLNALAMLAVVVGIAWEAWGRFAEPRPIMGELVSLVAALGLGVNLLVAWMLSHGQENLNVRGAFLHVLGDVLGSIAAIAAGAVVWLTGWTPIDPLLSILIGGLVLAASLRLLREALHGLMDGVPFSIDLEHLGKTLAAVPGIAEVHDLHVWALSGERLALTAHVRVRDFSTWPEILAGLRHEAEEHGIGHVTFQPETVLWAPLVRQD